The following coding sequences lie in one Bordetella genomosp. 9 genomic window:
- a CDS encoding ABC transporter ATP-binding protein: MLELQDVQSGYGPSQVLFGVDLSIRAGEVATLLGRNGMGKTTLLRTLYGELPLKAGRIRFEGRDVTGWPTDRIARAGIAIVPEGRQCFPNLTVREHLTAFATRRAAAADPWTPERVFDLFPRLAERARNMGDQLSGGEQQMLAIGRALVTNPRLLILDEATEGLAPKIREEIWGCLARLRAAGQTILVIDKYVERLLALADRHLILERGRIVWTGDSRMLDGDRALWTRYLGV; the protein is encoded by the coding sequence ATGCTCGAACTGCAGGACGTCCAGAGCGGCTACGGCCCCAGCCAGGTACTGTTCGGCGTGGACCTGTCCATCCGCGCCGGCGAAGTGGCGACGCTGCTGGGGCGCAATGGGATGGGCAAGACCACGCTGCTGCGCACCCTGTACGGTGAACTGCCCCTGAAGGCCGGGCGCATCCGTTTCGAGGGGCGCGACGTGACGGGCTGGCCGACGGATCGCATTGCACGCGCCGGTATCGCCATCGTCCCGGAAGGGCGGCAGTGCTTTCCCAATCTGACCGTGCGGGAACATCTGACGGCCTTCGCCACCCGGCGCGCCGCAGCGGCCGACCCATGGACGCCGGAACGCGTGTTCGATCTGTTCCCGCGGCTGGCGGAACGCGCTCGCAACATGGGCGACCAGTTGTCCGGCGGCGAGCAGCAGATGCTCGCCATCGGCCGCGCGCTTGTCACCAACCCGCGCCTGCTGATCCTGGACGAGGCCACGGAGGGCCTGGCGCCCAAGATCCGCGAGGAAATCTGGGGATGCCTGGCGCGTCTGCGCGCTGCCGGGCAGACCATCCTGGTGATCGATAAATACGTCGAGCGCCTGCTGGCGCTGGCGGACCGGCACCTGATCCTTGAGCGGGGCCGGATCGTCTGGACAGGCGACTCGCGCATGCTGGACGGCGACCGCGCCCTCTGGACCCGCTACCTTGGCGTTTGA
- a CDS encoding ABC transporter ATP-binding protein, with amino-acid sequence MIAGVAAGAAQRARSDGDERVTPDSPAPPALRASGLVRRFGALVATDHVDMTLMPGEIHAVIGPNGAGKSTLIHLLSGTLPLDAGTLWLNGVDVTRMPSHRRVAAGLSRSYQITNVFRRFSVMENLLLAVQAQDGSSFRFWRPRAADSGLYDAARALARDCGIDASVLQRPAGTLPHGEQRKLEFALAMAARPSVLLLDEPMAGMGPDETLRLADLIESMRGRAAMLLVEHDMEAVFRLADRISVLVYGRIIASGTPDRIREDAAVREAYLGEADAMPPRNA; translated from the coding sequence ATGATCGCAGGGGTTGCCGCCGGCGCGGCACAGCGCGCCCGGTCGGATGGGGACGAGCGGGTCACACCGGATTCGCCCGCGCCGCCGGCCCTGCGGGCGTCCGGCCTGGTGCGCCGCTTCGGCGCCCTGGTCGCCACGGACCACGTCGACATGACGCTGATGCCGGGGGAAATCCATGCCGTCATCGGGCCGAACGGCGCGGGCAAGTCCACGCTGATCCACCTGCTGTCGGGAACCTTGCCGCTCGACGCGGGGACGCTGTGGCTGAACGGCGTGGACGTCACGCGCATGCCGTCCCACCGGCGCGTGGCGGCGGGCCTGTCCCGCTCGTACCAGATCACCAATGTATTCCGGCGCTTTTCCGTGATGGAGAACCTGCTGCTGGCGGTGCAGGCGCAGGACGGCAGCAGCTTTCGCTTCTGGCGTCCGCGCGCGGCGGATAGCGGTCTGTACGATGCCGCCCGGGCGCTGGCCCGCGACTGCGGCATCGACGCTTCCGTCCTGCAGCGGCCCGCCGGCACGCTGCCGCATGGCGAGCAGCGCAAGCTCGAGTTCGCGCTGGCCATGGCTGCCCGTCCCAGCGTCCTGCTGCTGGACGAACCGATGGCGGGCATGGGGCCGGACGAAACGCTGCGGCTGGCGGATCTCATCGAATCGATGCGCGGCCGCGCGGCCATGCTGCTCGTCGAGCACGATATGGAAGCGGTATTCCGCCTGGCCGACCGGATTTCGGTGCTGGTCTACGGACGCATCATCGCCAGCGGCACACCCGACCGGATCCGGGAGGATGCGGCCGTGCGCGAAGCCTATCTGGGAGAGGCGGACGCCATGCCGCCGCGCAACGCATGA
- a CDS encoding branched-chain amino acid ABC transporter permease, which translates to MRRTTMWAWLGVAALAAFPLVAPMLDLDFYISFVRRVLIFALAAAGLNLVLGYGGMVALGHAAFFGAGAYTAAILNASGVQSALAAWPAAIAVAALLAWATGAISLRTRGVYFIMITLAFAQMLYYVVISLRQYGGEDGLNLTAPASLPGVDLGADVPFYYVVLLLFIVITLLFNRLADARFGAALQGVRENESRMGALGYPVYRLKLTAYVLGAGVAGLAGALLANHNLFVSPNLLHWTQSANLLIMVLVGGMGLRYGGVAGAAVMLSLEEALRQWTEYWHLPLGLLLLVVVFAAPRGFAGLLAPLFAPSRRNASTRGDASAPPAAATRADARASDVPAAGEGQGGRP; encoded by the coding sequence ATGCGCCGGACGACGATGTGGGCGTGGTTGGGGGTGGCGGCGCTGGCCGCGTTCCCGCTGGTCGCCCCCATGCTGGACCTGGACTTCTACATTTCCTTCGTGCGCCGCGTGCTGATCTTCGCGCTGGCCGCGGCGGGGCTGAATCTGGTGCTGGGCTACGGGGGCATGGTGGCCCTGGGGCATGCCGCGTTTTTCGGCGCCGGCGCCTATACCGCCGCGATACTCAACGCGTCGGGCGTCCAGAGTGCGCTGGCCGCATGGCCGGCGGCGATCGCCGTGGCGGCGTTGCTGGCCTGGGCGACGGGCGCCATTTCGCTGCGCACGCGCGGTGTCTACTTCATCATGATCACGCTGGCCTTTGCGCAGATGCTGTACTACGTGGTGATTTCGCTGCGCCAGTATGGCGGCGAAGACGGCCTGAACCTGACCGCGCCGGCCAGCCTGCCCGGCGTGGACCTGGGCGCCGATGTGCCGTTCTACTACGTGGTGCTGCTCCTCTTCATCGTGATCACGCTGCTGTTCAACCGCCTGGCCGATGCGCGCTTCGGCGCTGCCCTGCAAGGCGTGCGGGAAAACGAATCGCGCATGGGGGCGCTGGGCTATCCGGTCTACCGGCTCAAGCTCACGGCATACGTCCTGGGCGCCGGCGTGGCGGGGCTGGCGGGCGCACTGCTGGCCAACCACAACCTGTTCGTGTCGCCCAACCTGCTGCATTGGACGCAATCGGCCAATCTGCTGATCATGGTGCTGGTGGGCGGCATGGGACTGCGCTATGGCGGCGTCGCGGGCGCGGCGGTAATGCTGTCGCTGGAAGAGGCGCTTCGGCAATGGACCGAGTACTGGCACTTGCCGCTGGGCCTGCTTCTGCTGGTCGTGGTGTTCGCCGCGCCGCGAGGCTTCGCCGGCCTGCTCGCGCCCTTGTTCGCGCCTTCGAGGCGGAATGCTTCCACCCGCGGCGATGCGTCGGCCCCGCCTGCGGCCGCCACGCGCGCCGACGCGCGGGCATCCGACGTTCCGGCGGCCGGGGAAGGGCAAGGAGGGCGGCCATGA
- a CDS encoding branched-chain amino acid ABC transporter permease: MGYTLVLEQLLNGLQFGLMLFLIAAGLTLVFGIMDILNLAHGSLYMAGAYVAAEVMQRSGSFVAAVCVAALATAAIGAVLELVLVRRLAVRDHLAQVLGTYAVILISNDIVKMVWGPAPVMLSTPAALSGPVRLLPDLMYSSYRLMIIVVGLLVAAGLYLFVTRTRAGVLVRAGASNRLMATRMGVRVPLLFLGVFCLGAALAAIAGALLGPLTAVQTGMGEEILILVLVCIVIGGIGSIRGAFVGALLVGMVDTAGRAFLPALLREIFTPAVAGSVGPTLAALSVYILMAAVLVIRPAGLFPARG; encoded by the coding sequence ATGGGATACACCCTCGTCCTCGAGCAACTGCTCAACGGACTGCAATTCGGCCTGATGCTGTTCCTGATTGCCGCTGGATTGACGCTGGTCTTCGGCATCATGGACATCCTGAACCTGGCGCACGGTTCGCTGTATATGGCGGGCGCCTATGTCGCCGCTGAAGTGATGCAGCGCAGCGGCTCCTTCGTGGCGGCCGTCTGCGTGGCCGCGCTGGCCACGGCCGCGATCGGCGCGGTGCTGGAACTCGTGCTGGTGCGGCGGCTGGCCGTGCGCGACCACCTGGCGCAGGTCCTCGGCACCTATGCAGTGATCCTGATCTCCAACGACATCGTCAAAATGGTCTGGGGCCCCGCGCCCGTGATGCTTTCCACGCCCGCCGCCCTGAGCGGTCCGGTGCGTCTGCTGCCCGACCTGATGTATTCCTCGTACCGCCTCATGATCATCGTGGTCGGCCTGCTCGTGGCGGCCGGGCTCTATTTGTTCGTCACCCGGACGCGGGCCGGCGTGCTGGTGCGCGCGGGCGCGTCCAACCGGCTGATGGCCACCCGCATGGGCGTGCGCGTGCCGCTGCTGTTCCTGGGCGTGTTCTGCCTGGGCGCGGCCTTGGCGGCGATTGCGGGCGCGCTGCTGGGGCCGCTTACCGCGGTGCAGACCGGCATGGGAGAAGAAATCCTGATCCTGGTGCTCGTCTGCATCGTCATCGGCGGCATCGGATCGATACGCGGCGCCTTCGTCGGCGCCCTGCTGGTCGGCATGGTCGATACGGCGGGGCGGGCTTTCCTGCCCGCGCTGCTGCGGGAAATCTTCACGCCAGCCGTGGCCGGCAGCGTCGGGCCGACGCTGGCCGCCTTGTCCGTCTATATCCTGATGGCGGCCGTGCTCGTAATCCGCCCGGCGGGCCTTTTCCCGGCGCGCGGCTGA